The genomic region ACGACGGTGTGTTCTTCGACGAGTTCGGAGAGGTAGTAGAGGCCACTGGCTATGGCGAGCGTGAGGAAGAGGAAGCCAAGGATGAGGCCGAGGTAGCCCTGTCTTAAGATAAGTACAGCATGATAGAGTATGTGGTGTGGTTGTGGCTTACAAGAAGTGGTAAGATCCACATTATCGCCAGATGGTAGTGCGCCGAGACCAGCCCATGCGCAAGATTTGGTGCAGTGGTAGATGTGGTGAGGTGTGATGTGGTGGTGTATTGACAGCTTACCTTCGAGGGCACTCGTGGTGAGCAGGGATCGCATGCAGCCGCGCGCCGAGCCGATATCGATAGTGACTAGCGCGATTTGAGTGAGTTCGAACTACGAAATTTGGACTTCGATACAGCAGCAACCACGCTCGCTATCACATGCTCGTCACAACACTCCACGCCTAATCCTCACGCCACAACAAGACGCCCTCTCAGATCTACTGCACTGAAAATCAGCAACCATGTCCCGCCCCGAAGACATCCTCCCGCCCGACCTGTTCTACGACGACTCCGAATCCCGCAAATACACCACCTCCTCCCGCATAAAAAACATCCAAGCGGAAATGACCAACCGCGCCCTCGAACTCCTCGACTTACCCTCTCCCTCCCTGATCCTCGACGTAGGCTGCGGATCTGGCCTCTCCGGCGAAATCCTCACCGAGAACGACCACACCTGGGTTGGGATGGACATTTCGAGTTCCATGCTTGCCCAGGCGTTAGAGAGGGACACCGAAGGCGACATGCTGCTAGCAGATATTGGGCAGGGTGTTCCATTCAGAGCGGGAAGTTTCGACGCGGCGATCAGTATCAGTGCGATTCAGTGGCTTTGTAATGCGGAGACGAGTGATGTGAGTCCTGAGGGGCGGTTGAAGAGGTTTTTCGATGGGCTTTATGCATCTCTAAGGAGAGGTGGAAAAGCGGTGTGCCAGTTCTACCCGAAGAATACACAGCAACGATCTTTGATCTCACAAGCTGCGATTAAGGCGGGATTTGGGGCTGGTATACTTGAGGATGACCCGGAGACGAAGAATGTCAAGTACTATCTTGTGTTGTCAGTGGGAGGCGGTGATGTCACGGGGACTGTGAGTGGGATGAATGATGTGGAGGTTCAAGATGCGAGAAGGAaagacaggaagagagggaAAGAGTTTGAGAAGAAAGGAAGCAAGGCGTGGATCATGAGGAAGAAGTCGCAGATGGAGGCTAAAGGGAAGGTTGTTAAGAGTTCTTCGAAGTATACGGGCAGGAAGAGGAATATCGCGTTTTGAGGGGTGACGTTGGACGGTTATGTTGCATGCTTTTATGATACCCCGACATCGAGGAAAATGTGCACAGGCATGGTTGCTGATTGTCACATTGGTGGAAAGCTTTATGAGACCAGAGTAACGATAACGAGAGGTCCGATTGAACGAGAATCCGGGGTTGGAGTTCAAAGCACGTTTTGTTTGAACAACTTTGCGGTACAGGACTCGACCATGCCGCAACGAGCATTCTCCTACTCACCCTCGCTACTTCCACAAATGACCAGGAGTAGCACAAGGATCGATTGATGCAGCACTCCATCGTCTGTGCACGCCAATAGCACTTCAGAGCCGACATCAGTGCTCACGTAGCCCAACCCACAGCTACATCCTCACTCTACCCGATCCTCGACATCCTCCGACGCCGACTGCACGCTCGTCTCATACTCAGCCTCGCCACCCTCCGGAACCAAGATCTCCACGATATTCAGAGGATACACCCACCTATACATCGGCGCCAGATCCTCAACCGTCACGCCCTTCAGAAGATCAACATGAATCACGAGCTCCCTCGTAACACCACGACGCTTCATATCCTCCGCATAGTTATGGAAGATCGTAGCCCAATGCCGCCGCCAGGTCGACTCGCTGTCCAGTGTGCAATCAAAGATCATGCGAACCGTGAGGCTCTGATCAGGTCGCAGCTGGGGAAAGAATTTGTAGAGTGACTGCTGTTGCGCAGTGAGGTCAGCGATGGCGGCCTCTGGGCTGGTGGTATCGACAAGCATATATATCTCGATATCGCTGGCCTGAGCGAGATGACTAGGGATGGCGAAGGAGGTGAGGTCCAGGGCGAGGTTCTGCTTCATCTTGGTGAGGATGACCGTCTTCTTGCGTGGTAGACGGGCGCGGTGCTCGTGGGTGAATTGTCGAGAAATCAGGAGGAGGTGCTTGTATCCCAGCTGCTTCGTGATCATCCTGACATGCGAAGACAAGATAGTCTCGTGGTCGGACGTGCagttgtcgtagatctcgtcgCGGAGTTCTGCTGGCAAGTCGAAGAATGGGAATATGTGTCGATTGTCGTCTCGCTCGTTTCTCGGTATGACTTTGTTTGTTCGTGCGATGGGGCTTGATTTGGGTGACGCAGTGTTGGACTTCCGCATAGCTTGGTAGTGCCGCTTCGGCCGACGCTTCATGTTGGTCCGGCTGTGGTGATTGTCACTGTGATGATCGTGGTGGTGTGATGGGGCTCTAGGTAGGACGTTAAAGCAGTTGGTTGTTGATATTGAAGGTGAGGTTTCTGTA from Fulvia fulva chromosome 10, complete sequence harbors:
- a CDS encoding 18S rRNA (guanine(1575)-N(7))-methyltransferase, producing MSRPEDILPPDLFYDDSESRKYTTSSRIKNIQAEMTNRALELLDLPSPSLILDVGCGSGLSGEILTENDHTWVGMDISSSMLAQALERDTEGDMLLADIGQGVPFRAGSFDAAISISAIQWLCNAETSDVSPEGRLKRFFDGLYASLRRGGKAVCQFYPKNTQQRSLISQAAIKAGFGAGILEDDPETKNVKYYLVLSVGGGDVTGTVSGMNDVEVQDARRKDRKRGKEFEKKGSKAWIMRKKSQMEAKGKVVKSSSKYTGRKRNIAF